One part of the Quercus lobata isolate SW786 chromosome 7, ValleyOak3.0 Primary Assembly, whole genome shotgun sequence genome encodes these proteins:
- the LOC115952963 gene encoding F-box/kelch-repeat protein At3g06240-like isoform X2 produces MSDSKKSIRWGYLPDEILTRIFTFLPIKSVIICTTVSKTWKSLIKNPTFISTHLHHSRNQNQNLFLLLSLSRNDKQVYTLHKEDDDPDFTEYTSFDSPAPALHLHNVVGTFNGLICLSYGLPNRAEEIFLWNPCVRKFLQLPYPDATVDTHGTSHTSFGFGFDPKTNDYKVVRILSIHGGYSDFVKSRLVVEVYSLFASEWRMLSLPPICAKIRIGRATFANGALHWIAFTNDDKQFVLVFDLGDEVFREILLPEFPGQVIWTGLSVYGNSIAGFRITVGIDEKVQINICVMKEYGVASSWTPFFTADFEFVGPTPRPIGFRRNGDAVFVLGEGKLVCWNPESKEFKDLRMIGDDNPFIDSYIESLVLLDKAANVAVTY; encoded by the exons ATGTCAGACAGCAAGAAGTCAATTCGATGGGGATATTTACCTGATGAGATTCTTACCCGTATTTTCACTTTCCTACCTATCAAATCCGTTATCATCTGTACCACAGTCTCAAAAACCTGGAAATCCCTAATCAAAAACCCAACTTTCATTTCCACCCATCTCCACCACTCCCgcaaccaaaaccaaaacctctTCCTCCTCTTAAGCCTCTCACGGAATGACAAACAAGTCTACACATTGCATAAAGAAGACGATGATCCTGATTTCACTGAATACACCAGCTTTGattcccctgctcctgctctaCACCTTCACAATGTTGTCGGTACTTTTAACGGCCTGATCTGCCTCTCCTACGGTTTACCCAATCGCGCTGAGGAAATCTTTCTCTGGAACCCTTGTGTGAGAAAGTTTCTCCAACTTCCTTATCCCGATGCCACCGTCGACACACATGGTACGTCCCACACGtcttttgggtttggatttgatcCAAAAACTAACGATTATAAAGTGGTCAGGATTCTCTCCATACACGGTGGTTATTCGGACTTTGTAAAGTCCCGACTCGTGGTCGAGGTTTACTCACTCTTCGCTAGTGAATGGAGAATGCTTAGTCTGCCTCCTATATGCGCCAAAATTAGAATTGGGCGAGCGACATTTGCCAATGGGGCACTGCATTGGATTGCTTTTACTAATGATGACAAACAGTTTGTTTTGGTGTTCGATTTGGGGGACGAGGTCTTTCGCGAAATTCTGCTGCCGGAATTTCCAGGGCAGGTGATCTGGACTGGTCTTTCTGTATATGGAAACTCCATTGCTGGGTTTCGAATTACGGTAGGGATTGATGAGAAGGTTCAGATCAATATATGCGTAATGAAAGAGTATGGTGTTGCATCGTCATGGACTCCATTTTTTACTGCTGATTTTGAATTCGTAGGGCCCACGCCAAG GCCAATAGGTTTTAGGAGGAATGGGGATGCTGTATTCGTATTAGGTGAAGGAAAACTTGTATGTTGGAATCCTGAGAGCAAAGAGTTTAAGGATCTTAGAATGATTGGAGATGACAATCCTTTTATTGATTCTTACATTGAGAGTCTAGTTTTGCTTGACAAGGCCGCCAACGTTGCAGTTACATACTAA
- the LOC115952963 gene encoding F-box/kelch-repeat protein At3g06240-like isoform X1, with protein MSDSKKSIRWGYLPDEILTRIFTFLPIKSVIICTTVSKTWKSLIKNPTFISTHLHHSRNQNQNLFLLLSLSRNDKQVYTLHKEDDDPDFTEYTSFDSPAPALHLHNVVGTFNGLICLSYGLPNRAEEIFLWNPCVRKFLQLPYPDATVDTHGTSHTSFGFGFDPKTNDYKVVRILSIHGGYSDFVKSRLVVEVYSLFASEWRMLSLPPICAKIRIGRATFANGALHWIAFTNDDKQFVLVFDLGDEVFREILLPEFPGQVIWTGLSVYGNSIAGFRITVGIDEKVQINICVMKEYGVASSWTPFFTADFEFVGPTPRPIGFRRNGDAVFVLGKEKLVCWNPESKEFKDLRMIGDHDPFIDSYIESLVLLDKAANVAVTY; from the coding sequence ATGTCAGACAGCAAGAAGTCAATTCGATGGGGATATTTACCTGATGAGATTCTTACCCGTATTTTCACTTTCCTACCTATCAAATCCGTTATCATCTGTACCACAGTCTCAAAAACCTGGAAATCCCTAATCAAAAACCCAACTTTCATTTCCACCCATCTCCACCACTCCCgcaaccaaaaccaaaacctctTCCTCCTCTTAAGCCTCTCACGGAATGACAAACAAGTCTACACATTGCATAAAGAAGACGATGATCCTGATTTCACTGAATACACCAGCTTTGattcccctgctcctgctctaCACCTTCACAATGTTGTCGGTACTTTTAACGGCCTGATCTGCCTCTCCTACGGTTTACCCAATCGCGCTGAGGAAATCTTTCTCTGGAACCCTTGTGTGAGAAAGTTTCTCCAACTTCCTTATCCCGATGCCACCGTCGACACACATGGTACGTCCCACACGtcttttgggtttggatttgatcCAAAAACTAACGATTATAAAGTGGTCAGGATTCTCTCCATACACGGTGGTTATTCGGACTTTGTAAAGTCCCGACTCGTGGTCGAGGTTTACTCACTCTTCGCTAGTGAATGGAGAATGCTTAGTCTGCCTCCTATATGCGCCAAAATTAGAATTGGGCGAGCGACATTTGCCAATGGGGCACTGCATTGGATTGCTTTTACTAATGATGACAAACAGTTTGTTTTGGTGTTCGATTTGGGGGACGAGGTCTTTCGCGAAATTCTGCTGCCGGAATTTCCAGGGCAGGTGATCTGGACTGGTCTTTCTGTATATGGAAACTCCATTGCTGGGTTTCGAATTACGGTAGGGATTGATGAGAAGGTTCAGATCAATATATGCGTAATGAAAGAGTATGGTGTTGCATCGTCATGGACTCCATTTTTTACTGCTGATTTTGAATTCGTAGGGCCCACGCCAAGGCCAATAGGTTTTAGGAGGAATGGGGATGCTGTATTCGTATTAGGTAAAGAAAAACTTGTCTGTTGGAATCCTGAGAGCAAAGAGTTTAAGGATCTTAGGATGATTGGAGATCACGATCCTTTTATTGATTCTTACATTGAGAGTCTAGTTTTGCTTGACAAGGCCGCCAACGTTGCAGTTACATACTAA